The following coding sequences lie in one Helicoverpa armigera isolate CAAS_96S chromosome 8, ASM3070526v1, whole genome shotgun sequence genomic window:
- the LOC110383740 gene encoding perilipin-4 isoform X50: protein MFSGIADKNLGAFRSIGEKTASLFERKKKDAEQVASEKVQEAAHVVEDQVKKAGEIIGGAQKTATDAAGTANDAKHSAIDALDKELSKVSLAAGEAQDAASKALADGKKVVDVTKDTLATTADNTKKAAESAYNTTKDTVSSTIQSTVDTTQKVAQSAIDTGKTYATTARDSVANTVNSTVENTKHAAQTAVDTTKSYVDSAKDTAQSTFQMAYDASVGAAGSAYNMGLSYLESAKDTVASTVDSTKKTAQSTLETGKTYVNSAKDTVQSTINTTIDTTKTAAQTAVETGKTYVNTAKDSVANTVHSTVDTTKNVAAAAVEKGTTMIGTAKESVANTINTTVDTTKNVAAAAVDKGTTLIGSAKDTVASTVDTTKNVAAAAVDKGTTFIGTAKDTVASTAQTTVDSTKNAAASAVNQGSTFIGTAKDNVTSTVQSTVDSTKNAASAAVDKGTTLFGSAKDTVGSTVQTTLDTTKNVAAAAVEKGTTAIGTAKDTVASTIHTTVDTTKNVAAAAVEKGSAMVGTAKDTVSNTVHSTVDTTKSVASSAVDKGSSLIGSAKDTVTNTFDSTKQAAASAVDTGVSYATSAKDTLANTVHSTVDATKNVTSSVVDKGVSLVGSAKDTVAHTFDATKNAAASAVGTGVSFAASAKDTLANTVHSTVDATKNVASSAVDKGVSFVGSAKDTLASTVDTAKNAAAGAVDTSISFLGSAKDTVANTVHSTVDTTKSAAASVVDKGVSFVGGAKDSVTETLRFKTEEVVEDAVDSAEGLIETNLQGPKDSTENVLSEGVKTVENTADTINTTVDATKKAAEDAKAQAAKAAEDAKEKARLAAKAAEDEAKRVANAAVEESKKAAEKAAADASNAINSTVDNTLKRVETAADEGIKNASNVVDSKLKETDKYLNEKRDHLLSNLSSAVNDASTGATGLLSKGLTAFPK, encoded by the exons ACAAGAACCTTG GGGCGTTCCGAAGCATCGGCGAGAAGACTGCGTCCCTCTTCGAGCGCAAGAAGAAAGATGCCGAGCAAGTGGCTTCTGAGAAGGTGCAGGAAGCTGCCCATGTCGTAGAAGACCAGGTCAAGAAAGCCGGTGAAATCATCGGCGGGGCACAGAAGACCGCTACCGACGCTGCGGGTACTG CTAACGACGCGAAGCACTCAGCCATTGATGCTTTAGACAAGGAGCTGTCGAAGGTATCCCTGGCCGCTGGTGAGGCACAGGACGCGGCCAGCAAGGCTCTCGCTGACGGCAAGAAAGTCGTCGATGTCACTAAAG ACACATTGGCGACCACCGCAGATAACACAAAAAAGGCAGCTGAGTCAGCGTACAACACTACAAAAG atacTGTGTCAAGCACTATTCAAAGTACCGTAGATACCACACAGAAAGTTGCTCAATCGGCTATTGATACCGGCAAAACTTATGCCACAACCGCTAGAG attcaGTCGCTAACACAGTCAATAGTACAGTAGAAAATACAAAACACGCCGCCCAAACGGCTGTAGACACGACAAAGTCTTACGTAGATAGTGCCAAAG ATACTGCCCAAAGTACGTTTCAAATGGCATACGATGCGTCCGTTGGTGCTGCTGGCTCCGCTTATAATATGGGCTTGTCCTATTTAGAGAGTGCtaaag ATACGGTAGCAAGCACAGTAGATAGCACAAAGAAAACTGCACAAAGTACACTAGAAACTGGGAAAACCTACGTCAACTCCGccaaag atACGGTTCAGAGCACAATTAATACGACAATAGATACGACTAAAACTGCTGCCCAAACCGCAGTAGAAACAGGAAAAACATATGTTAACACGGCCAAAG ATAGTGTAGCGAATACAGTTCATTCAACTGTAGATACCACGAAGAATGTGGCGGCAGCCGCTGTAGAGAAGGGCACAACTATGATTGGCACTGCCAAAG AATCCGTAGCAAACACAATAAATACAACTGTGGACACTACTAAAAATGTGGCCGCCGCTGCTGTTGACAAAGGCACAACACTTATTGGCAGTGCTAAag ATACGGTTGCAAGCACAGTAGACACTACTAAAAATGTAGCGGCTGCTGCTGTCGATAAAGGCACTACATTCATTGGCACAGCTAAAG ATACCGTAGCAAGCACTGCACAGACTACAGTAGACTCGACTAAGAACGCTGCCGCATCAGCTGTGAATCAGGGAAGCACATTCATTGGCACTGCCAAAG ATAATGTTACAAGCACAGTGCAATCGACAGTAGACAGTACTAAAAACGCGGCGTCCGCTGCAGTTGACAAGGGCACAACACTTTTTGGTTCAGCTAAAG ATACGGTAGGAAGCACAGTCCAAACTACATTAGATACGACCAAAAATGTAGCTGCCGCTGCTGTAGAAAAAGGCACTACTGCGATTGGCACAGCTAAAG ataCGGTAGCCAGCACAATTCACACTACAGTAGACACAACTAAAAACGTTGCTGCCGCTGCAGTAGAAAAAGGCTCAGCAATGGTTGGCACAGCTAAAG ACACAGTGTCAAACACGGTACACAGTACAGTTGACACGACAAAAAGTGTGGCTTCATCTGCAGTTGACAAGGGCTCGTCTCTAATTGGCAGTGCCAAAg ATACCGTAACAAATACATTTGACTCGACAAAACAGGCTGCGGCTTCGGCTGTTGACACTGGCGTATCTTACGCTACGAGTGCCAAAG aCACGCTAGCAAATACCGTTCATAGCACTGTAGATGCAACAAAGAATGTTACATCGTCGGTTGTAGACAAAGGCGTATCTTTAGTAGGAAGTGCCAAAG ATACCGTAGCCCATACTTTTGATGCAACTAAAAACGCAGCCGCTTCTGCAGTTGGTACTGGTGTATCTTTCGCCGCCAGTGCTAAAG ACACGCTAGCAAATACCGTACATAGCACTGTAGATGCAACAAAGAACGTAGCATCATCGGCTGTAGACAAAGGCGTATCTTTCGTAGGAAGTGCCAAAG ATACATTGGCAAGCACTGTAGATACGGCTAAAAATGCGGCAGCTGGTGCCGTAGACACGAGCATTTCATTCTTAGGATCGGCTAAAG ATACGGTTGCAAACACAGTCCACAGCACTGTAGACACAACAAAGTCGGCCGCGGCTTCAGTTGTCGATAAAGGAGTATCTTTTGTCGGAGGTGCTAAAG ATTCAGTAACAGAGACACTACGCTTTAAAACTGAGGAGGTGGTGGAAGATGCCGTAGACTCAGCTGAAG gttTAATAGAAACGAACCTTCAAGGGCCCAAAGATTCTACTGAAAACGTTCTGAGTGAGGGTGTAAAGACAGTCGAAAACACAGCCG ATACGATCAACACCACAGTGGACGCGACTAAGAAGGCCGCCGAAGACGCGAAGGCACAAGCCGCTAAGGCCGCTGAAGACGCGAAGGAGAAGGCCAGACTCGCTGCTAAAGCCGCTGAGGATGAGGCCAAGAGAGTTGCTA ACGCCGCCGTTGAAGAGTCGAAGAAGGCAGCCGAGAAGGCGGCAGCAGACGCCAGCAATGCCATCAACAGCACCGTGGACAACACCCTGAAGAGGGTGGAGACTGCCGCTGATGAGGGCATCAAGAACGCCAGCAATGTTGTCGACTCCAAGCTCAAGGAAACTGACAAGTACCTCAATGAGAAGAGGGATcat CTGCTGTCCAACCTGTCATCAGCCGTCAATGATGCGTCAACAGGCGCCACCGGTCTGCTGAGCAAGGGCCTGACCGCCTTCCCCAAGTAG
- the LOC110383740 gene encoding perilipin-4 isoform X8, with amino-acid sequence MFSGIADKNLGAFRSIGEKTASLFERKKKDAEQVASEKVQEAAHVVEDQVKKAGEIIGGAQKTATDAAGTANDAKHSAIDALDKELSKVSLAAGEAQDAASKALADGKKVVDVTKDTLATTADNTKKAAESAYNTTKDTVSSTIQSTVDTTQKVAQSAIDTGKTYATTARDSVANTVNSTVENTKHAAQTAVDTTKSYVDSAKDTVASTVDSTKKTAQSTLETGKTYVNSAKDTVQSTINTTIDTTKTAAQTAVETGKTYVNTAKDSVANTVHSTVDTTKNVAAAAVEKGTTMIGTAKESVANTINTTVDTTKNVAAAAVDKGTTLIGSAKDTVASTVDTTKNVAAAAVDKGTTFIGTAKDTVASTAQTTVDSTKNAAASAVNQGSTFIGTAKDNVTSTVQSTVDSTKNAASAAVDKGTTLFGSAKDTVGSTVQTTLDTTKNVAAAAVEKGTTAIGTAKDTVASTIHTTVDTTKNVAAAAVEKGSAMVGTAKDTVASTYQTTVDTTKNVAAAAVEKGTTAIGTAKDTVASTYQTTVDTTKNVAAAAVEKGTTAIGTAKDTVASTVHTTLDTTKNVAAAAVEKGSAMVGTAKDTVASTIQTTVDTTKNVAAAAVEKGTTAIGTAKETLANTVHSTVDTTKNVAAAAVEKGTNIIGSAKDTVSNTVHSTVDTTKSVASSAVDKGSSLIGSAKDTVTNTFDSTKQAAASAVDTGVSYATSAKDTLANTVHSTVDATKNVTSSVVDKGVSLVGSAKDTVAHTFDATKNAAASAVGTGVSFAASAKDTLANTVHSTVDATKNVASSAVDKGVSFVGSAKDTLASTVDTAKNAAAGAVDTSISFLGSAKDTVANTVHSTVDTTKSAAASVVDKGVSFVGGAKDSVTETLRFKTEEVVEDAVDSAEGLIETNLQGPKDSTENVLSEGVKTVENTADTINTTVDATKKAAEDAKAQAAKAAEDAKEKARLAAKAAEDEAKRVANAAVEESKKAAEKAAADASNAINSTVDNTLKRVETAADEGIKNASNVVDSKLKETDKYLNEKRDHLLSNLSSAVNDASTGATGLLSKGLTAFPK; translated from the exons ACAAGAACCTTG GGGCGTTCCGAAGCATCGGCGAGAAGACTGCGTCCCTCTTCGAGCGCAAGAAGAAAGATGCCGAGCAAGTGGCTTCTGAGAAGGTGCAGGAAGCTGCCCATGTCGTAGAAGACCAGGTCAAGAAAGCCGGTGAAATCATCGGCGGGGCACAGAAGACCGCTACCGACGCTGCGGGTACTG CTAACGACGCGAAGCACTCAGCCATTGATGCTTTAGACAAGGAGCTGTCGAAGGTATCCCTGGCCGCTGGTGAGGCACAGGACGCGGCCAGCAAGGCTCTCGCTGACGGCAAGAAAGTCGTCGATGTCACTAAAG ACACATTGGCGACCACCGCAGATAACACAAAAAAGGCAGCTGAGTCAGCGTACAACACTACAAAAG atacTGTGTCAAGCACTATTCAAAGTACCGTAGATACCACACAGAAAGTTGCTCAATCGGCTATTGATACCGGCAAAACTTATGCCACAACCGCTAGAG attcaGTCGCTAACACAGTCAATAGTACAGTAGAAAATACAAAACACGCCGCCCAAACGGCTGTAGACACGACAAAGTCTTACGTAGATAGTGCCAAAG ATACGGTAGCAAGCACAGTAGATAGCACAAAGAAAACTGCACAAAGTACACTAGAAACTGGGAAAACCTACGTCAACTCCGccaaag atACGGTTCAGAGCACAATTAATACGACAATAGATACGACTAAAACTGCTGCCCAAACCGCAGTAGAAACAGGAAAAACATATGTTAACACGGCCAAAG ATAGTGTAGCGAATACAGTTCATTCAACTGTAGATACCACGAAGAATGTGGCGGCAGCCGCTGTAGAGAAGGGCACAACTATGATTGGCACTGCCAAAG AATCCGTAGCAAACACAATAAATACAACTGTGGACACTACTAAAAATGTGGCCGCCGCTGCTGTTGACAAAGGCACAACACTTATTGGCAGTGCTAAag ATACGGTTGCAAGCACAGTAGACACTACTAAAAATGTAGCGGCTGCTGCTGTCGATAAAGGCACTACATTCATTGGCACAGCTAAAG ATACCGTAGCAAGCACTGCACAGACTACAGTAGACTCGACTAAGAACGCTGCCGCATCAGCTGTGAATCAGGGAAGCACATTCATTGGCACTGCCAAAG ATAATGTTACAAGCACAGTGCAATCGACAGTAGACAGTACTAAAAACGCGGCGTCCGCTGCAGTTGACAAGGGCACAACACTTTTTGGTTCAGCTAAAG ATACGGTAGGAAGCACAGTCCAAACTACATTAGATACGACCAAAAATGTAGCTGCCGCTGCTGTAGAAAAAGGCACTACTGCGATTGGCACAGCTAAAG ataCGGTAGCCAGCACAATTCACACTACAGTAGACACAACTAAAAACGTTGCTGCCGCTGCAGTAGAAAAAGGCTCAGCAATGGTTGGCACAGCTAAAG ATACGGTTGCAAGCACATATCAAACCACTGTAGACACAACTAAAAATGTAGCTGCCGCCGCAGTCGAAAAGGGCACTACCGCTATTGGCACAGCTAAAG ATACGGTAGCAAGCACATATCAAACCACTGTAGACACAACTAAAAATGTTGCTGCCGCCGCAGTCGAGAAGGGCACTACCGCGATTGGCACAGCTAAAG ACACGGTAGCAAGCACAGTTCACACAACATTAGACACAACTAAAAACGTTGCTGCCGCTGCAGTAGAGAAAGGGTCAGCAATGGTTGGCACAGCTAAAG ATACGGTAGCAAGCACAATTCAAACCACTGTAGACACAACTAAAAATGTCGCTGCCGCTGCAGTCGAGAAGGGCACTACAGCTATTGGCACAGCTAAAG aaacattAGCGAATACTGTACACTCGACTGTAGATACCACTAAAAATGTAGCCGCTGCAGCTGTTGAAAAAGGCACAAACATTATTGGCAGTGCGAAAg ACACAGTGTCAAACACGGTACACAGTACAGTTGACACGACAAAAAGTGTGGCTTCATCTGCAGTTGACAAGGGCTCGTCTCTAATTGGCAGTGCCAAAg ATACCGTAACAAATACATTTGACTCGACAAAACAGGCTGCGGCTTCGGCTGTTGACACTGGCGTATCTTACGCTACGAGTGCCAAAG aCACGCTAGCAAATACCGTTCATAGCACTGTAGATGCAACAAAGAATGTTACATCGTCGGTTGTAGACAAAGGCGTATCTTTAGTAGGAAGTGCCAAAG ATACCGTAGCCCATACTTTTGATGCAACTAAAAACGCAGCCGCTTCTGCAGTTGGTACTGGTGTATCTTTCGCCGCCAGTGCTAAAG ACACGCTAGCAAATACCGTACATAGCACTGTAGATGCAACAAAGAACGTAGCATCATCGGCTGTAGACAAAGGCGTATCTTTCGTAGGAAGTGCCAAAG ATACATTGGCAAGCACTGTAGATACGGCTAAAAATGCGGCAGCTGGTGCCGTAGACACGAGCATTTCATTCTTAGGATCGGCTAAAG ATACGGTTGCAAACACAGTCCACAGCACTGTAGACACAACAAAGTCGGCCGCGGCTTCAGTTGTCGATAAAGGAGTATCTTTTGTCGGAGGTGCTAAAG ATTCAGTAACAGAGACACTACGCTTTAAAACTGAGGAGGTGGTGGAAGATGCCGTAGACTCAGCTGAAG gttTAATAGAAACGAACCTTCAAGGGCCCAAAGATTCTACTGAAAACGTTCTGAGTGAGGGTGTAAAGACAGTCGAAAACACAGCCG ATACGATCAACACCACAGTGGACGCGACTAAGAAGGCCGCCGAAGACGCGAAGGCACAAGCCGCTAAGGCCGCTGAAGACGCGAAGGAGAAGGCCAGACTCGCTGCTAAAGCCGCTGAGGATGAGGCCAAGAGAGTTGCTA ACGCCGCCGTTGAAGAGTCGAAGAAGGCAGCCGAGAAGGCGGCAGCAGACGCCAGCAATGCCATCAACAGCACCGTGGACAACACCCTGAAGAGGGTGGAGACTGCCGCTGATGAGGGCATCAAGAACGCCAGCAATGTTGTCGACTCCAAGCTCAAGGAAACTGACAAGTACCTCAATGAGAAGAGGGATcat CTGCTGTCCAACCTGTCATCAGCCGTCAATGATGCGTCAACAGGCGCCACCGGTCTGCTGAGCAAGGGCCTGACCGCCTTCCCCAAGTAG
- the LOC110383740 gene encoding perilipin-4 isoform X34 produces MFSGIADKNLGAFRSIGEKTASLFERKKKDAEQVASEKVQEAAHVVEDQVKKAGEIIGGAQKTATDAAGTANDAKHSAIDALDKELSKVSLAAGEAQDAASKALADGKKVVDVTKDTLATTADNTKKAAESAYNTTKDTVSSTIQSTVDTTQKVAQSAIDTGKTYATTARDSVANTVNSTVENTKHAAQTAVDTTKSYVDSAKDTAQSTFQMAYDASVGAAGSAYNMGLSYLESAKDTVASTVDSTKKTAQSTLETGKTYVNSAKDTVQSTINTTIDTTKTAAQTAVETGKTYVNTAKDSVANTVHSTVDTTKNVAAAAVEKGTTMIGTAKESVANTINTTVDTTKNVAAAAVDKGTTLIGSAKDTVASTVDTTKNVAAAAVDKGTTFIGTAKDTVASTAQTTVDSTKNAAASAVNQGSTFIGTAKDNVTSTVQSTVDSTKNAASAAVDKGTTLFGSAKDTVGSTVQTTLDTTKNVAAAAVEKGTTAIGTAKDTVASTIHTTVDTTKNVAAAAVEKGSAMVGTAKDTVASTYQTTVDTTKNVAAAAVEKGTTAIGTAKDTVASTYQTTVDTTKNVAAAAVEKGTTAIGTAKDTVASTVHTTLDTTKNVAAAAVEKGSAMVGTAKDTVASTIQTTVDTTKNVAAAAVEKGTTAIGTAKETLANTVHSTVDTTKNVAAAAVEKGTNIIGSAKDTVSNTVHSTVDTTKSVASSAVDKGSSLIGSAKDTVTNTFDSTKQAAASAVDTGVSYATSAKDTLANTVHSTVDATKNVTSSVVDKGVSLVGSAKDTVAHTFDATKNAAASAVGTGVSFAASAKDTLANTVHSTVDATKNVASSAVDKGVSFVGSAKDTVANTVHSTVDTTKSAAASVVDKGVSFVGGAKDTINTTVDATKKAAEDAKAQAAKAAEDAKEKARLAAKAAEDEAKRVANAAVEESKKAAEKAAADASNAINSTVDNTLKRVETAADEGIKNASNVVDSKLKETDKYLNEKRDHLLSNLSSAVNDASTGATGLLSKGLTAFPK; encoded by the exons ACAAGAACCTTG GGGCGTTCCGAAGCATCGGCGAGAAGACTGCGTCCCTCTTCGAGCGCAAGAAGAAAGATGCCGAGCAAGTGGCTTCTGAGAAGGTGCAGGAAGCTGCCCATGTCGTAGAAGACCAGGTCAAGAAAGCCGGTGAAATCATCGGCGGGGCACAGAAGACCGCTACCGACGCTGCGGGTACTG CTAACGACGCGAAGCACTCAGCCATTGATGCTTTAGACAAGGAGCTGTCGAAGGTATCCCTGGCCGCTGGTGAGGCACAGGACGCGGCCAGCAAGGCTCTCGCTGACGGCAAGAAAGTCGTCGATGTCACTAAAG ACACATTGGCGACCACCGCAGATAACACAAAAAAGGCAGCTGAGTCAGCGTACAACACTACAAAAG atacTGTGTCAAGCACTATTCAAAGTACCGTAGATACCACACAGAAAGTTGCTCAATCGGCTATTGATACCGGCAAAACTTATGCCACAACCGCTAGAG attcaGTCGCTAACACAGTCAATAGTACAGTAGAAAATACAAAACACGCCGCCCAAACGGCTGTAGACACGACAAAGTCTTACGTAGATAGTGCCAAAG ATACTGCCCAAAGTACGTTTCAAATGGCATACGATGCGTCCGTTGGTGCTGCTGGCTCCGCTTATAATATGGGCTTGTCCTATTTAGAGAGTGCtaaag ATACGGTAGCAAGCACAGTAGATAGCACAAAGAAAACTGCACAAAGTACACTAGAAACTGGGAAAACCTACGTCAACTCCGccaaag atACGGTTCAGAGCACAATTAATACGACAATAGATACGACTAAAACTGCTGCCCAAACCGCAGTAGAAACAGGAAAAACATATGTTAACACGGCCAAAG ATAGTGTAGCGAATACAGTTCATTCAACTGTAGATACCACGAAGAATGTGGCGGCAGCCGCTGTAGAGAAGGGCACAACTATGATTGGCACTGCCAAAG AATCCGTAGCAAACACAATAAATACAACTGTGGACACTACTAAAAATGTGGCCGCCGCTGCTGTTGACAAAGGCACAACACTTATTGGCAGTGCTAAag ATACGGTTGCAAGCACAGTAGACACTACTAAAAATGTAGCGGCTGCTGCTGTCGATAAAGGCACTACATTCATTGGCACAGCTAAAG ATACCGTAGCAAGCACTGCACAGACTACAGTAGACTCGACTAAGAACGCTGCCGCATCAGCTGTGAATCAGGGAAGCACATTCATTGGCACTGCCAAAG ATAATGTTACAAGCACAGTGCAATCGACAGTAGACAGTACTAAAAACGCGGCGTCCGCTGCAGTTGACAAGGGCACAACACTTTTTGGTTCAGCTAAAG ATACGGTAGGAAGCACAGTCCAAACTACATTAGATACGACCAAAAATGTAGCTGCCGCTGCTGTAGAAAAAGGCACTACTGCGATTGGCACAGCTAAAG ataCGGTAGCCAGCACAATTCACACTACAGTAGACACAACTAAAAACGTTGCTGCCGCTGCAGTAGAAAAAGGCTCAGCAATGGTTGGCACAGCTAAAG ATACGGTTGCAAGCACATATCAAACCACTGTAGACACAACTAAAAATGTAGCTGCCGCCGCAGTCGAAAAGGGCACTACCGCTATTGGCACAGCTAAAG ATACGGTAGCAAGCACATATCAAACCACTGTAGACACAACTAAAAATGTTGCTGCCGCCGCAGTCGAGAAGGGCACTACCGCGATTGGCACAGCTAAAG ACACGGTAGCAAGCACAGTTCACACAACATTAGACACAACTAAAAACGTTGCTGCCGCTGCAGTAGAGAAAGGGTCAGCAATGGTTGGCACAGCTAAAG ATACGGTAGCAAGCACAATTCAAACCACTGTAGACACAACTAAAAATGTCGCTGCCGCTGCAGTCGAGAAGGGCACTACAGCTATTGGCACAGCTAAAG aaacattAGCGAATACTGTACACTCGACTGTAGATACCACTAAAAATGTAGCCGCTGCAGCTGTTGAAAAAGGCACAAACATTATTGGCAGTGCGAAAg ACACAGTGTCAAACACGGTACACAGTACAGTTGACACGACAAAAAGTGTGGCTTCATCTGCAGTTGACAAGGGCTCGTCTCTAATTGGCAGTGCCAAAg ATACCGTAACAAATACATTTGACTCGACAAAACAGGCTGCGGCTTCGGCTGTTGACACTGGCGTATCTTACGCTACGAGTGCCAAAG aCACGCTAGCAAATACCGTTCATAGCACTGTAGATGCAACAAAGAATGTTACATCGTCGGTTGTAGACAAAGGCGTATCTTTAGTAGGAAGTGCCAAAG ATACCGTAGCCCATACTTTTGATGCAACTAAAAACGCAGCCGCTTCTGCAGTTGGTACTGGTGTATCTTTCGCCGCCAGTGCTAAAG ACACGCTAGCAAATACCGTACATAGCACTGTAGATGCAACAAAGAACGTAGCATCATCGGCTGTAGACAAAGGCGTATCTTTCGTAGGAAGTGCCAAAG ATACGGTTGCAAACACAGTCCACAGCACTGTAGACACAACAAAGTCGGCCGCGGCTTCAGTTGTCGATAAAGGAGTATCTTTTGTCGGAGGTGCTAAAG ATACGATCAACACCACAGTGGACGCGACTAAGAAGGCCGCCGAAGACGCGAAGGCACAAGCCGCTAAGGCCGCTGAAGACGCGAAGGAGAAGGCCAGACTCGCTGCTAAAGCCGCTGAGGATGAGGCCAAGAGAGTTGCTA ACGCCGCCGTTGAAGAGTCGAAGAAGGCAGCCGAGAAGGCGGCAGCAGACGCCAGCAATGCCATCAACAGCACCGTGGACAACACCCTGAAGAGGGTGGAGACTGCCGCTGATGAGGGCATCAAGAACGCCAGCAATGTTGTCGACTCCAAGCTCAAGGAAACTGACAAGTACCTCAATGAGAAGAGGGATcat CTGCTGTCCAACCTGTCATCAGCCGTCAATGATGCGTCAACAGGCGCCACCGGTCTGCTGAGCAAGGGCCTGACCGCCTTCCCCAAGTAG